In Leptotrichia sp. oral taxon 221, the DNA window CGAATCCACTTGAACTGCTATCATTTCAGTAAATAAATGTGGATCCAAAGTATTATAATCACTTCCAAGATTAAAAACTACCATTTCTTTATTATTATTAACATTTTTAGAACATCCCACCACTAAAAATACAAACAACATTAATGTAAAAAATATATTTTTTTTCATTTTTTCTCGGATATTTAACTATCCTGATCTCCTTTCATGCAATTTTTATAATCCTCTAAACAATTATTTTATTTTTCCTTCAATCTTTCTAAACAATATTTCTAAAAAAATAAGTTGAAAAAATAATACATCTTCATTTAAAAATTATATTAAATTTCCAACTTATAAGCTACTTCATTTAAAAAAATTATAACAATTCTTTTTTCAATTCTTCAACTTTATTCAATCTTTCCCAAGGCAAATCAATATCAGTTCTTCCAACATGACCAAAAGCAGCTAAATCTTGATATTTAAAACTAGGCGTTCTCAATTCTAATGCTTTTTCAATTCCTCTTGGTGTCAAATCAAATAATTTTGCTACAGCTTCAGCAATTTTCCCTTCATCAACAATCCCTGTTCCAAAAGTATCCACTTTTATAGATGTTGGTTGAACTACTCCAATCGCATAAGACAATTGAACTTCACATTTTGTAGCTATCCCTGCTGCAACTATATTTTTAGCAATCCATCTAGCCGCATAAGCTGCTGATCTATCTACTTTTGAAGGATCTTTTCCAGAAAATGCTCCTCCACCATGTCTAAAATATCCACCATACGTATCAATTATTATTTTTCTTCCAGTCAATCCTGAATCTCCATGAGGACCACCAATTACAAATCTTCCAGTCGGATTAATGTGATAATGTTTAACTTTTGAATAATCTAAATTATATTTTTCTAAAACAGGTTTTATAACCAATTCTTTTAAGTCACTTTCAATTTTTTCTCTAGTAACTTCTTCGTCATGCTGAACTGATAAAACAACTGTATCAACTGATTCAATTTTTGTTCCTGTTTCATCATATTCTAAAGTCACTTGAGCTTTTGCATCAGGTCTAGCCCATGCCAAAGTTTTATTTCTAGTTAACTCAGTCAATTTCACAATTATTTCACGAGCTAATGTCACAGCTAAAGGCATCAATTCTTCAGTTTCATTAACTGCTCCACCAAACATAATCCCTTGGTCTCCAGCTCCACCAGTATCTACTCCCATCGAAATGTCAGGTGATTGAGAATGAATAACATTCATAACACCACAATCTGAGTCAAATCCCATTCCTGGTTTATATCCTATTTCTTTAATTTTACTTCTAACAATATCTTGTATATCAATATATGTAGTTGTTGTTATTTCTCCTCCAACCACAACTAATCCTGTTGTCGCAAATGTTTCACAAGCCACTCTCGCATGAGTATCATCTTTTAAACAAGCATCTAACACTGCATCTGAAATTTGATCACAAATTTTATCTGGATGTCCAGGTGAAACGAATTCTGATGTAAAATAAATATTTTTTGCCATTTTTTATTCCTCCTAAAATATATTTTTATTTAAAAGAATTTTTTGTAAAAAAAAATTCTCTACAAAGAAGAGAATGTAAAATTCTTATCTTCGCACTTTTATGCCAGGATTTAGCACCTTTTACAAATAATTGTAAGGTTGCTGGATACTCATAACGGGCCTGTCCCTCATATCTCTCTTGATAAGTTTGCATATTTAATTATAGTTTATTATAGTACATTTTTCATTTATTGTCAAACTATTTTTTTAGAATTCATTATTTCTTTTTTTATTCAATTTCAATTCTTCCTTCAAGTGATTTCCCTAAAGTCGCCATATCCGTATACTCAATATTTCCTCCCATAGGAATTCCACTAGCAATTTTTGAGACTCTGACATCTTTCTGCTTCAATATTTTCGTCAAATACAACGTCGTAGTTTCCCCTTCCAAGTCAGGATTTAACGCAATTATCACTTCTTTTATAACCTTCTCATCCAATCTTTTTATCAACGACTTCAAATTTAAATCTTCAATCGTAACTCCATTCAAAGGATCTATTTTTCCACCTAAAACATGATAAAGTCCATTATATGTATCAGAATTTTCAAAAGCAATAACATCTCTAACACCTTCAACAATGCAAAGAACTTCTTTATTTCTCTTCTCATCTTCACAAATTTCACAAATATCATTTTCAGATAAATTCCCACAAATCGAACAATGCTTAATACTACTATGAGAATCTTTTATTATGCCTATCATTCTATCAATATCCGCTTCACTTTTTTCCAAAACATCAAATGCTATTCTCATCGCACTTTTTTTCCCAATTCCTGGCAATTTTGAAAAAACATCTATCAAATCATCTAATTTTTTCATAAATTTCTCCCCTCTATTTTTTACTTCTAACAAACAAAAAAGTGAATCGTAATAACTTACTCTTCACTTTTTCATTTTTAATTTTACTAATAAAGACTTAATAATTTTTTATAATTATTTTTCTCCAACTCTTTCAACTCTTAAAGTATTAGTTGTTCCTTCTTTAGAAATTCCAGTTACTAATACTACTAAATCACCTTTTTTAGCTTCTTCGTGATTAGCTGCAATTTCTCTTGCTTTTGCAAAGAAGTCATCAGTTTTATCTAATCCTTTTTCTACGTAAGCTCTAACTCCTCTTACTAATGCTAATTGTCTAGCTGTTTGATCATTATCAGTTAAAGCAATAATAGGTACAGTTGGTCCATATTTTCTAATCATTCTAGCTGCTCTTCCTGTTTTTGTCCAACATACAATTAATTTAGCATCTAATAAATTTGATGTTCTAACTGCTCCATTTGAAATAGCTTCTGTTACTGTAACTTCTTCATTTTCATCGATTTCAACAGGTTTGAATTTTTTGAATTCATCTGTTCTTTTTGAAATTGTAGCCATCATTTGTACAGCTTCTGCTGGATATTTACCTTTTGCAGATTCTCCAGATAACATAACTGCATCTGTACCATCTAAGATAGCGTTAGCAACGTCTCCTGCTTCTGCTCTTGTAGGTCTTGGGTTTCTAATCATTGAATCTAACATTTGTGTAGCTGTAATAACTGGTTTTCCAGCTTTGTTACATTTTCTAATCATCATTTTTTGCATGAAAGGAACTTCTTCTGCAGGAACTTCTACTCCTAAGTCTCCTCTTGCTACCATGATTCCATCACTTAATTCCAAGATTTCATCGAAGTTATCAACACCTTCTTGGCTTTCAATTTTAGGAATAATTTTGATGTTGTGTCCACCATTTTCATCTAAAACTTTTCTTACTTCAGCAACGTCTGCTGCTTTTCTTATGAATGAAGCTGCAACAAAGTCTACTCCTTGTTCACAACCAAATTTCAAGTCGTTAATATCTTTTTCAGCTAATGCAGGTAATCCAACTGAAACATCTGGTAAGTTAACTCCTTTAGTTTGTCCTAATTCTCCTGTATTTGTAATAACACATTCAACTTCTCCTGCTTCTACATTGATGCTTTCAACTTTTAATCCAATTAAACCATCATCTAATAAAACAGTACTTCCTACTTTTAAGTCATTTACAATTCCAGGATATGAAACTGCGAATTTTTTAGCATTTCCAACAAAGCTATAATCAGTAGTGATTGTTACTTTGTTTCCTGTTTCTAATAATACATCTTCTCCATTTTCTAATTTCCCAGTTCTGATTTCAGGTCCTTTAGTATCCAATAAGATTGCAATTTCTTTACCTGTTTTTTTAACAACTTCTCTAATTGTTTTAATTCTTGCTCCATGTTCTTCATAGTCTCCGTGTGAGAAGTTTAATCTCATTACGTTCATTCCACTTTCAACTAATTTAGTTAACATTTCTTCGCTTTCTGATTTTGGTCCTATTGTACAAACAACTTTTGTCATTTTGATCTTCATTCTTGTATTCCTCCTAAATCTGATATATATATAAATATTAAACTTTAGTGAGATTAATACTGAAATTAACCCACAAAACTTTAACTACATTAAAAAACTTTTTTATTTTGCCATCATTTTAATTATAATGATAACATTGTTGCAATTTTATAATCTTCTTCTGAAGATTTACTATAGTTTTCCCAAGCATAAGATAATTTATGAGTAGTTACTTTTCCACTTTCCATACCTACCATTAATCCTGCTTCTCCATCAATTAATAATTCTACTGCTTTTACTCCTAATTTTGTTGCTAAGATTCTATCATTAGCTGTTGGAGCTCCACCTCTTTGAACGTGTCCTAAAATAGTAACTCTTATATCTGTATCTATTTTTTGTGCTAATTCTTTTTCAATATCCAAGATATTTCCAGCACCTTCTGCTACAACTATAATGTCGTATAATTTACCTTCTGCTCTTCTTTCTCTAATAACTTTTGCAATATCATCAGTAGAAGCTTTTACTTCTGGTATCATAACTCCACTTGCTCCACCTGCAATCGCTGCATATAAAGCTAAATCCCCACAGTTTCTTCCCATTACTTCTATTAAATAAGTTCTTTCGTGTGATGTTGCTGTGTCTTTTAATTTTGATATTGCATCCAAGATTATATTTAATGCTGTATCGTAACCAATTGTATAATCAGTTCCTGCAATGTCATTATCGATTGTTCCAGGTATTCCGATTGTTTTTATTCCATGTTCTTCATACAAATAATGTGCTCCATGGAACGAACCATCTCCACCTATTACTACTAAGCCTTCTATTCCTCTTTTTTTCAAGTTTTCAGCTGCCTTAGCTCTTACTTCAGGATCTTTAAAAGATGATAATCTAGCAGATAATAAGATAGTTCCACCATGATCAGCGATTCCACTTACATCTAATGCTGACATTTGGAATATTTGATCTTCTAACATTCCTTTATATCCTCTTTTAATTCCAAAAACTTCCATTCCTTTACTCATCGCAGTTTTAGCAACAGCTCTTACCGCTGTATTCATCCCTTGCGAATCTCCACCACTTGTTAGGATTGCAATTTTTTTCATAACTTATTTCTCCTTCTAAAATCAATAACTATTTATCTCTCATAAAGATAATACCATTTTTTTGATTTTTTTTCAATGATTATTTTATATCTTTTTTCTTTTTTTTCTTTTTTTTATTTTTATAAATTTCAATATCTTTCTAATCTTCATACGAGTACATTGGTTCTACATGAATCAATATTCTTTTAACATTTTTATATTTATATTTCAATGTTTTTGTTATTTCATTAACAATTTCATGTGCTTCCTCTATCGTTTTATCTCTATTCATCCTAACATCAACAAAAATATAAACTTCTTTCCCTGAAGTAGTCATTCTAAAATCATGTGCATTCTCAATTTCAGGAAATTTCAAAATATCTTCTCTAATTTCTTCCAACAATTCTTTATCTTGAGAATCCAATAAAATCAAGGCATTCTCACTAATCAATTGATACCCATTAATAATTATGTATATTGCAATTATCAAACCAACAATAATGTCAAACAACGGACTTATCAATGAAAGCAACAATCCTACTAAAACTGAACTAGATATCACAATATCCATTTTATAATCAACTAGAAGCGTTTCAATTAACGCACTTTTTTCTTTACCAGTTTTTTGTTTCATAAAAATTAATTGAAAAATTTTAATTATTATTGTCATAATCGTAATTATTATTGGCCATTTATTCAATAAAACTCCAGAATTTTTTTCAAACAACTTCAAAAAATTTTCTTGTATAACTTCAAATGCTGAAATTATGATAAACGTACCAATTATAACGCTAAATACCGATTCTATCTTACCATGTCCAAATGGATGTTCCGAATCTTCTGGATTATTTCCAACCTTAAGTCCAACAATAACTAAAATATTTGTAATCAAATCTGATAATGAATTTAATCCATCTGATAATAAAGATACACTTTGAAAAATATTTCCTGAAATAATTTTTAAGAGAGCTAAAACTACATTAACTACTATCGCAAATTTAGAGACAAACATCATATTTTCGTATTCTTTTCGATTTTCTCTCAAATTATTTAATTCATATCCATTTTCTGTTTTTACAAATCTTTGTTTTTCTAAAAAATTATTCATTTTTTTATGATTTTTTACAACTAAAGAATCATAATCATTATTTATTAACCAATTTATTATGAATTTTAAAAGAATTGTTCCACAAGCATTATTTCTTAATTTAGATACGATAAATATTCTCTTTAATTCCATTGAAACTTCATTTTCTTTTATTAAAACTGCATAACCAATTATTTTTTCACTTTTGTATAAAAAAAATAATTCTTCATCGTCTTCATTAAAATTAAAATAATTATCTATTCCTTTTAAAAACAGCAAATCTTTTCTTTCTTTTTTCGTATCATTCCAATTAATAATCTTCATTTTTTATAAAATCGCCCCCTAAAAATATTTCTACATAAAACTTTTTCCGTATAATTTAAAAAATAGCAATTCAAGTTTCTTTACTAAAGCTCTTTTTAGGAATCTTTTATAAAAGGTTTCTTAATTGCTATTGAATTTATATATTTATCATCAAATACTTTTATCGTGAACTACTCCCACTTTTAGAAACGGAAACTTCTTGGGAAGTATCTGCTTTTGTTAGTCAAATATATTTACCAAGCTCTTTGGGTAGTTCCTACCCTGATATATTTAGTGTAATACATTTTGCCATACATCAGACTCTCGAAAGAATTTTACCATCCGTTTCTTATAGAAAGAACTCAAAAACAGCTACCCTATAAACCTAGAGAAATTGACTTAGTGCTGCTTTGTTCCCAACCTGACACGGTTCACCAACTCTCTACAATATAGGACTATTTTCTCAACATTCTTTAGATAAGGCGTTGACACTAAAATCTCCCTCAAGTCTGACATCACCTCTACTAAAGCGGGTTGTAGATACAGGGCACCGCTATCTCCCCGGCTAGTATGACAAGTGTTATTATATCATTTTCATATTCTAATGTCAACTTTTTATTTTTGATTTTTAATCTTTTCTAAAAGATTTTCATCAAATATTCCATTTCTTAACATTTCAATCTCAAACTTATACGGTGGCAATTTCTTAGCACCTTTTTCTTCACTTAAAGCAACATATGGTGTTTCTAAAATTTTTGGCAAATGACTGAACTTCTCAAAATGTGCAATTTTATTTAACGCATCAAAACCAATGTGACCAAATCCTATATTTTCGTGTCTATCTTTATGTGCACCAATAGGATTTTTGCTGTCATTTAAGTGAATTACAGAAATTCTGTCTATTCCTACAATTTTATCAAAATCATTGATTACGCCTTCAAAATCATTTACAATATCATATCCTGCATCGTGAACGTGGCACGTATCAAAGCAAATTGATAACTTATCTTTTAATTTTACACCGTCAATTATTTTAGCAATTTCTTCAAAACTTCTACCACATTCTGTACCTTTTCCAGCCATTGTTTCAAGTGCA includes these proteins:
- the metK gene encoding methionine adenosyltransferase; its protein translation is MAKNIYFTSEFVSPGHPDKICDQISDAVLDACLKDDTHARVACETFATTGLVVVGGEITTTTYIDIQDIVRSKIKEIGYKPGMGFDSDCGVMNVIHSQSPDISMGVDTGGAGDQGIMFGGAVNETEELMPLAVTLAREIIVKLTELTRNKTLAWARPDAKAQVTLEYDETGTKIESVDTVVLSVQHDEEVTREKIESDLKELVIKPVLEKYNLDYSKVKHYHINPTGRFVIGGPHGDSGLTGRKIIIDTYGGYFRHGGGAFSGKDPSKVDRSAAYAARWIAKNIVAAGIATKCEVQLSYAIGVVQPTSIKVDTFGTGIVDEGKIAEAVAKLFDLTPRGIEKALELRTPSFKYQDLAAFGHVGRTDIDLPWERLNKVEELKKELL
- the recR gene encoding recombination mediator RecR produces the protein MKKLDDLIDVFSKLPGIGKKSAMRIAFDVLEKSEADIDRMIGIIKDSHSSIKHCSICGNLSENDICEICEDEKRNKEVLCIVEGVRDVIAFENSDTYNGLYHVLGGKIDPLNGVTIEDLNLKSLIKRLDEKVIKEVIIALNPDLEGETTTLYLTKILKQKDVRVSKIASGIPMGGNIEYTDMATLGKSLEGRIEIE
- the pykF gene encoding pyruvate kinase PykF, which gives rise to MKIKMTKVVCTIGPKSESEEMLTKLVESGMNVMRLNFSHGDYEEHGARIKTIREVVKKTGKEIAILLDTKGPEIRTGKLENGEDVLLETGNKVTITTDYSFVGNAKKFAVSYPGIVNDLKVGSTVLLDDGLIGLKVESINVEAGEVECVITNTGELGQTKGVNLPDVSVGLPALAEKDINDLKFGCEQGVDFVAASFIRKAADVAEVRKVLDENGGHNIKIIPKIESQEGVDNFDEILELSDGIMVARGDLGVEVPAEEVPFMQKMMIRKCNKAGKPVITATQMLDSMIRNPRPTRAEAGDVANAILDGTDAVMLSGESAKGKYPAEAVQMMATISKRTDEFKKFKPVEIDENEEVTVTEAISNGAVRTSNLLDAKLIVCWTKTGRAARMIRKYGPTVPIIALTDNDQTARQLALVRGVRAYVEKGLDKTDDFFAKAREIAANHEEAKKGDLVVLVTGISKEGTTNTLRVERVGEK
- the pfkA gene encoding 6-phosphofructokinase; amino-acid sequence: MKKIAILTSGGDSQGMNTAVRAVAKTAMSKGMEVFGIKRGYKGMLEDQIFQMSALDVSGIADHGGTILLSARLSSFKDPEVRAKAAENLKKRGIEGLVVIGGDGSFHGAHYLYEEHGIKTIGIPGTIDNDIAGTDYTIGYDTALNIILDAISKLKDTATSHERTYLIEVMGRNCGDLALYAAIAGGASGVMIPEVKASTDDIAKVIRERRAEGKLYDIIVVAEGAGNILDIEKELAQKIDTDIRVTILGHVQRGGAPTANDRILATKLGVKAVELLIDGEAGLMVGMESGKVTTHKLSYAWENYSKSSEEDYKIATMLSL
- a CDS encoding GNAT family N-acetyltransferase, producing MKIINWNDTKKERKDLLFLKGIDNYFNFNEDDEELFFLYKSEKIIGYAVLIKENEVSMELKRIFIVSKLRNNACGTILLKFIINWLINNDYDSLVVKNHKKMNNFLEKQRFVKTENGYELNNLRENRKEYENMMFVSKFAIVVNVVLALLKIISGNIFQSVSLLSDGLNSLSDLITNILVIVGLKVGNNPEDSEHPFGHGKIESVFSVIIGTFIIISAFEVIQENFLKLFEKNSGVLLNKWPIIITIMTIIIKIFQLIFMKQKTGKEKSALIETLLVDYKMDIVISSSVLVGLLLSLISPLFDIIVGLIIAIYIIINGYQLISENALILLDSQDKELLEEIREDILKFPEIENAHDFRMTTSGKEVYIFVDVRMNRDKTIEEAHEIVNEITKTLKYKYKNVKRILIHVEPMYSYED
- a CDS encoding deoxyribonuclease IV — protein: MFKIGSHVGMSGKKMFLGSVEEAISYGSNTFMIYTGAPQNTRRKPIEELNIEAGLELMKKNNIDIDDIVVHAPYIINLGNAIKPETFEIAVQFLRTEIERTDAIGAKRIVLHPGAHVGEGAEVGINKIIEGLNEVLTKDQKTTVALETMAGKGTECGRSFEEIAKIIDGVKLKDKLSICFDTCHVHDAGYDIVNDFEGVINDFDKIVGIDRISVIHLNDSKNPIGAHKDRHENIGFGHIGFDALNKIAHFEKFSHLPKILETPYVALSEEKGAKKLPPYKFEIEMLRNGIFDENLLEKIKNQK